A window from Listeria seeligeri serovar 1/2b str. SLCC3954 encodes these proteins:
- the pyrH gene encoding UMP kinase, giving the protein MDTPDYKRVVLKLSGEALAGNDGFGINPSVVNLISAQIKEVVELGVEVAIVVGGGNIWRGKLGSEMGMDRAAADQMGMLATIMNSLSLQDSLENIGVATRVQTSIDMRQIAEPYIRRKAIRHLEKGRVVIFAGGTGNPYFSTDTAAALRAAEIEADVILMAKNNVDGVYSADPKLDENAKKYEELSYLDVIKEGLEVMDTTASSLSMDNDIPLIVFSFTEQGNNIKRVILGEKIGTTVRGKK; this is encoded by the coding sequence ATGGATACCCCAGATTATAAAAGAGTTGTATTAAAATTAAGCGGTGAAGCACTTGCCGGAAATGATGGATTTGGAATTAATCCGAGTGTAGTCAATTTGATTTCTGCTCAAATTAAAGAAGTTGTAGAATTAGGAGTAGAGGTAGCTATCGTTGTTGGTGGCGGAAATATCTGGCGCGGAAAACTAGGTAGTGAAATGGGAATGGACCGTGCTGCGGCTGACCAAATGGGAATGCTTGCAACGATTATGAATTCCTTATCTTTACAAGATTCGCTTGAAAATATCGGTGTTGCTACACGTGTTCAAACTTCAATTGATATGCGCCAAATTGCAGAACCATACATTCGTCGCAAAGCTATTCGCCACCTTGAAAAAGGGCGCGTTGTTATTTTTGCAGGTGGAACAGGGAACCCGTACTTCTCAACTGACACAGCCGCGGCACTTAGAGCAGCTGAAATTGAAGCAGACGTTATCTTGATGGCGAAAAACAATGTAGATGGTGTCTATAGTGCAGATCCAAAACTTGATGAAAATGCGAAAAAATATGAAGAGTTATCTTATCTTGATGTTATTAAAGAAGGTTTAGAAGTAATGGATACAACAGCTTCATCGCTAAGCATGGACAATGATATTCCATTAATCGTCTTCTCATTTACAGAACAAGGGAACAATATTAAACGTGTTATTCTAGGTGAAAAAATCGGAACTACTGTTAGGGGGAAAAAATAA